One window of Hydractinia symbiolongicarpus strain clone_291-10 chromosome 3, HSymV2.1, whole genome shotgun sequence genomic DNA carries:
- the LOC130635621 gene encoding uncharacterized protein LOC130635621 isoform X1 has translation MNSTHFALYIKKLNYADTGVFYLSVIFMKINPIVNVTQAKKPIYVIVKEPLHLEKKSKKEEKRKEEKSKNTWLYITIASPVFLVVAALSCFAYRRYKRFRSLVMILGRKEEPNARSNLPENIPLHANDSKKLF, from the exons ATGAATAGCACGCACTTTgctttatatattaaaaaattgaattatgcCGACACAGGTGTTTTTTATTTGTCGGTAATTTTTATGAAGATAAATCCGATTGTAAACGTGACACAAGCAAAAAAACCAATATACGTGATTGTGAAAG AACCACTTCATTTGGAAAAGAAatcaaagaaagaagaaaaaagaaaagaagagaaATCAAAGAATACATGGCTGTATATCACCATTGCTTCCCCTGTCTTTTTGGTTGTCGCTGCTTTGAGCTGCTTTGCATATAGGCGCTACAAACGTTTTCGTTCATTAG TGATGATTTTAGGAAGGAAAGAAGAACCAAACGCCAGAAGCAATTTGCCTGAAAACATACCTTTACATGCCAACGACTCCAAGAAGCTATTCTGA
- the LOC130635621 gene encoding uncharacterized protein LOC130635621 isoform X2, with the protein MNSTHFALYIKKLNYADTGVFYLSVIFMKINPIVNVTQAKKPIYVIVKEPLHLEKKSKKEEKRKEEKSKNTWLYITIASPVFLVVAALSCFAYRRYKRFRSLGRKEEPNARSNLPENIPLHANDSKKLF; encoded by the exons ATGAATAGCACGCACTTTgctttatatattaaaaaattgaattatgcCGACACAGGTGTTTTTTATTTGTCGGTAATTTTTATGAAGATAAATCCGATTGTAAACGTGACACAAGCAAAAAAACCAATATACGTGATTGTGAAAG AACCACTTCATTTGGAAAAGAAatcaaagaaagaagaaaaaagaaaagaagagaaATCAAAGAATACATGGCTGTATATCACCATTGCTTCCCCTGTCTTTTTGGTTGTCGCTGCTTTGAGCTGCTTTGCATATAGGCGCTACAAACGTTTTCGTTCATTAG GAAGGAAAGAAGAACCAAACGCCAGAAGCAATTTGCCTGAAAACATACCTTTACATGCCAACGACTCCAAGAAGCTATTCTGA